Proteins encoded within one genomic window of Homalodisca vitripennis isolate AUS2020 unplaced genomic scaffold, UT_GWSS_2.1 ScUCBcl_2392;HRSCAF=7106, whole genome shotgun sequence:
- the LOC124372024 gene encoding uncharacterized protein LOC124372024 → MNDISDVIDSKFQVFADDMVFNGVGSLEDCLRLQDSLDRICNWCIVNGMQLNASICKVISFQRENSLRPTQYQINGTLIQHSDVIKDLGVLLNNKFSRDNHIDSICSRASRLLGFMWCGAIGGLSVYSIVILYKSLLRPILEYASVVWKPFYTHHIVRLERVQRRFLRLVGARLGFNFPDVPIKNFISQFEIFSLQARFDLHDIMFLFKIINGIINCPELLGEIGFRTPSSTRSTDLFVHNFYRTNYMRSGTIARLHHLGNYHSG, encoded by the coding sequence ATGAATGATATAAGTGATGTGATCGACAGCAAATTTCAGGTTTTTGCTGATGACATGGTGTTCAATGGTGTTGGTTCTTTGGAGGACTGTCTTCGTCTGCAGGATTCTCTGGACAGAATATGCAACTGGTGTATAGTCAACGGGATGCAACTTAATGCCTCGATATGCAAGGTAATCTCTTTTCAGCGGGAAAATTCTCTTCGACCTACTCAGTACCAGATAAATGGGACCTTAATTCAGCATAGTGATGTAATAAAGGACTTGGGTGTTCTGCTAAACAACAAATTCTCCCGTGATAACCATATCGACTCCATTTGTAGTAGAGCTAGTAGGCTTTTGGGCTTTATGTGGTGTGGTGCAATTGGAGGTCTGTCTGTATACTCCATTGTAATACTCTATAAGTCGTTACTACGTCCAATCCTGGAGTATGCTTCTGTGGTTTGGAAACCATTTTACACTCATCATATAGTAAGACTGGAGCGGGTTCAGCGAAGATTTTTGAGATTGGTTGGTGCCAGATTGGGCTTCAACTTCCCTGATGTTCCAATTAAGAACTTTATTAGCCAGTTCGAAATCTTTTCACTTCAGGCACGCTTTGACTTGCACGACATAATGTTTCTCTTCAAGATTATAAATGGGATCATTAACTGCCCCGAGCTTCTGGGCGAAATTGGCTTTCGGACTCCAAGTTCCACTAGATCAACTGATCTTTTTGTTCATAACTTCTACAGAACCAACTACATGAGGTCCGGAACCATTGCTAGACTCCATCATCTTGGTAATTACCATTCCGGCTGA